A stretch of DNA from Alteromonas gilva:
CCAGGTCCTAAGCTGCGATTGTATAATTACAACCATATACCTAGTTTCCCCTATTTTTAAAAAAAGCTCCGGTGGTCAAACATCGTATAATTCATTGTCGCAACCAGCGTTAGCTATACTGTGATTGTCTCCAGCATTGGTAGTTATTCATCGCTCTACACGCCGGTTCTTTAACTTAACGCGATGGGAAAAATCCACCCTTTAACATTTTGTTTACAACGGCGCTGTTTTTCCGCTAAAGTGGGGATTGCCAGATTAAGTAGTGATGGTGAGTGGTTAGCGTAAACCCCCTATCGAGGTATGCACGGTTGGAATTTTTGCGGCCTAAAGTAGGCCGCCTTAATACAGTAATTAATAGTAACGTGTGAGCTTGATGATAGCTGGCGTTTACGGCGCCATATGCGACTAAAATCGGTCTAATTAGTAGGAAGCAGAAAATGGTACAAGCAGAATTACAACAAAATCTCGATAACATCAGAGCTGCCTATCTCTCTGCCGAAGATTTAAAGGTTGCGGCGTCGATTATCTATAATGCTTACCACGACGATCCAATATTCCTGGAGATTTTTCAAAGCGAAAAAGAAGGCTATGAGTCACGTTTACGCTCTGCTATTCGGGAAGAGCTCAGCGCGTTTTGGGAAGCTGACCAACCTATTATTGGTTTGTTTGATGAAGGGCGTCTACTTGCCGTTGCCTGTTTAACCGGGCCGGATAATGCTGCTGGTGCCGGGCGCTACTGGCATTGGCGGTTAAAGATGCTGCTTACAACCGGTTATTACGGCACACGGCAGATGCTAGAAAAAGAAGAAAAAATCCGTGCTGCCATGCCGGCACAAAAGTATCACCTGCTGTCATTTATCGCCGTGCATCCCGATCACCAGTCTCACGGCCTGGGGCATTTACTCATGCGTGCCATCGACAGTGTGTTGCTGGAACACAGAGGCTCAGAAGGCGTTGGCGTGTTTGTAACGGTACCTAAATACGAGAGCTTTTTCTCTGATGGGTTTTATCAGAAAGTGGCCCAGGTAGAAATTACCACCAAGCAGGGTCAGGTGATGTTCAGGCCGCGCCCGTAAGCGCCAGCCCGACAACCAGGTTTAAGTGTACCCGTCGCTCTGCAGTGTTAGCGAATGATTTCGATGTTTTGTAAATGCGACTGCAGGTGATGTTCAAACTTGCTCAGTCGATGAGCAGGAAACACGAATGCCGGACATTTACCCGGTGAGATCTGGTTATAAGGGAGCGAAAAATAGCAATCATCGTCTACTACCTCTAGCGCCACTTTGTTGATTTTTACCAATGGAATTGGGGTAGTCCCTACATGCATCATTTCAGCGTCAAACCGGACATAATCATTAGGCGTATCGACCCGGTCAGCGCTATGTTGCCGCAGTAGTTCGGGTAGCAAAAAAATATTCAGTAAGATACTCAAAAATAATAAGTTGAATGCATGTTCAGTGAGCAACACTGTCAGTGCGTAGACGCCCAGTATTGCGGCTAGCAAGCAAACTCGTTGACGCGGGGATAAAGCCGGCATTTTCGTAATATTTAAGAGTTTAGAAAAAGGCATAGTCGTGATTGCAGATACGTTGTATGGCGTTATTAAATAATAAAACGTGTATTTGAGCAACTGTCAGAGAGTACACGAACGTATTTTTCGTTTAGCCGGGATGAGGTGTACCTACCTGATTATTAAGCACATAAAGACACTCAAAGGCACTGCTATTTTTGCCATTCGCAGGCTCATATTGATTTGGTCAGAGACTTAAAACAACACTTTTGGCTACTACCGGGAGTCATCAATCTGGCGCATGACGTGAAACCGCGGTTATTTGCCGCGACATGAAGTTGCATCAGGCTGCTTTGTGAGTAACATAAAATGCAACCACGGTGTTTTATTCTAAAGTATAAGGTAAATCTGACCTGTCTTGTAAGATATGTCTTACAAAGCTGTGCGATATCGTGGTGGTGTTATGCCAGTATAATTGATAGATTATTCATAATTTACTGATAAATATTACTTTTATTTTTATTTGTGTCGCCGGTCCCGTTTTTTTTGTTCGTAAGGCAAATTAAACCATTAGTATTAATTCTTCACCGGCGTATTATGAATGTGTCACAAGGAAACACGACGAGTCAGGATGACACAGGGACGAATGAGGACGACTCAGGACGAGTAAAAGTGAGACATGATGTTTCACTAAGGAAGCAGGACAAAGCCAGGAGGCTTTCGGGACAACTTCAGGATGAAGAATGCTACAAGCAGGATGGGTAGCCAAACAGGGATTAAGGGAAAGGACCTGCTCAGGATGAGTTGCTCACACAGGATGCGGTGAGAAAAGAGGGAAAGGGGCGTATATGGATTTCAATCTGGATGATTTTAGTCGCAATGGAACGCTGAGAAGGAAGCTCAAAATTCAAAGAAAACGATGGCTCCGGCCATCGTTTTTTTATGCCCGATATAAAGCGCCATTCATGGCGCAGGCTGAGTTAGCGTTACAATGAAAACCCTCATTACCAACGGGAGATGCGGTTAGCTAAGCATAAATATGCATCGCGCCGGTTTGTTTAATGGCGGTCAGGCAAGTATCGTGGTCGTAAATCGGGAAGGACAAAATAAGTTCATCCAAATCAAATGCCTGCGCGAAGTTATTAAGATGTTGTTGCACCTGTGTGGTATCGCCTACCGCTGCATAACGAAGTGTGCTGTTAATCGTACGAATTTCCATTTCATTTAATACCAGACGAATATCCTCAACCGGGGAGGGCAGAGGGTTGTTCGCGCCACGCCGCAAATTAGCAAACTGCTGCTGAACAGAGCTAAACAATTGCTCAGCGTGCGCACTGGTATCGCCAACGACTGCCATCACTCCGGCCGATACATAAGGCTTACTGAGTTGCTCCGACGGCCTGAAATTTGCCCTGTAAATACTGATAGCATCCTGCAGCATATCCGGCGCAAAATGTGAGGCAAAAGAGAAGGGCAGACCCATGTGGGCGGCTAACTGCGCTGAATATAAACTGGATCCTAATAACCAAATTGGTACTTGTGTACCTGCACCCGGTACGGCAATCACCTGTTGGTTATCGGTCGGCTCAGCAAAAAACTGTTGTAGTTCGGTAATATCCTGCGGGTAACGTTCGGCATCGGCCTGGATGTTTCGCCGTAAAGCTTTGGCAGTCGCCAGATCTGTACCTGGCGCCCGGCCTAACCCTAACTCAACACGGCCAGGATAGAGTTCTGCCAGTGTGCCGAATTGCTCAGCAATCACCAGGGGGGCGTGGTTTGGCAGCATTATTCCGCCGGCACCAATACGAATATGAGAGGTTACTGCGCCTACTGAGGCCAATAATACCGCTGTCGCTGCGCTGGCAACAGCGCGCATGCCGTGGTGTTCAGCCAGCCAATAGCGTTTAAACCCTGCTTGTTCGGCGCAGATTGCATTTGCCTGGCTACGCAGCAGAGCATCGCGCACCGATGTGCCGCTGGCCACATGAGCAAGGTCAAGAATGGATAGCGTGATGGAATCTGTCATCGTGTGTACCTCAGTTATTTAGTACTCTTTATTGGGATATCATCACCACAACCAAGGTAGTCTTCGATAGATGGTGACTAGCAGACGACGAACATCGCCCGGCGCACTGAAGCGCATCGACTCGCACTCCGGCAGAAACGGGTTGCTACCAGGAAAGCAAATCGGTGGCGCACTGTGTAACCTGGGCTTAAAGGTCTGTCGCTATTGTGCAATATTGGCGCGAAACTGAGCTATGATGGTCGTTAAGTCAATAACCGTAGGCCTGCCATAAAAACTGGTATCGATATGCAGCGAATTGCTGATCCACCGAATTTGTTGCGTAGAGTTGTGCCCGTGTACCGAAAAGTCAACTCCGTGGTTGCTCACATGGCTGTTGCGGACAAATCTTTCCCGCTCCCATAGCAGGTTCCAGACTACGTCGCTTTGCCGATGCGGAAATTGGTTCCAGTCCCACTCTTCGGGCAGCGTATGAGAAATACCAATGGTTAAACCCTGATAGTGAAGTTTAAATGACAGGGGTTGTTGTACCAGCCATTTACACATTTTTAGCAGGTCAGGCAGTGATTCTGACTGGTGCCATGAGCCGCCGTTTTGTATCCATAAACGCATTGCCATAATGTCTCTGCCGAGTAAGGCTTCGAGCATCATATGTTCATGGTTACCCAGTACCATATGGGCGCCAATCTGTTGCAGGTAAGTAAGCAGCTTTATACTGTCTGGCCCACGGTCGATGACATCACCAAGACTAAATAAAACATCTTGTTCAGGGTTAAAATTTACTTTGTTTAGCTCGGCTTGTAGCCGGTCGAAGTGGGCATCAAGATCGCCCACTATGAATACTCTCGTTGCGTCGTCGATTGTGATTTCTTTACACACCGGCGCTTTATTAAGCGCATTGGCTTTAATCTTCATATTCACCGTATTAGCTGATAACCGTGCTGTAGCGGTGAATGCTACTCGATCCGATGCAGCAGTAAAAGTCCGGGAGCAAATTTTATTCCGGCACAAGGGCGTTAGCCTATCCGGTGACAAATTCGCCTGAACTTTAAGGCTCTGCCCGCACCGGCGAGCATACATTATGCACAGTCTTGTTTGCCTGGGAGCCTGTTCAACCTCTGCTGTGGGGACTTGCACAACCAATCTGGCAACGCCGTGTACGATATTTCTTACTCAGAGGTAAGATAAGACGCTTTCTGATACAGGCTAACATCTTATACTAAAGGTTAAGTGAATGATAAATAACGATTCATGTTTTTCGTACGGGTGATAAGCTTAAATTATCGGTAACTTTTAAAAAATAGCGGTAGCAACAATTTCTAATAGGCGTAACCTTATAAATGTCGCAAGGAGTTGCGGGATGTCAGGAAGACATCATGCTAAAGGAAACCGCAGTAGGGATAGTAGGAGCAGCTTAGGATGGGCTGGCTGGTAGGACACCAGAAAGGAAAGGGATGATAACAACCAGGATGGTTGCAAGGACAATTCCAGGATGGAACAGGCTTAACAGGATGTAGAGCTGTAGCAGGGAATGACGGAAAGGGATACGCTCAGGATGAGTGGCCTGCTGTGAAGCAGAATAAGAGGGAATTGCGTGCAGGGTTTAAGGCATGGCCTTATATCGCACTTACGCTGAGAGGGAGTCTCAAAATTCCATGAAAAACGGTGGCAGTTGCCACCGTTTTTTTTGTGCCCGAAAAGCCGCTTGTCAAGGGCTAATGGAAGCTGTTCATTCGGTGCGGGGGCAACTCGGTCTTCACCACGGTGCGACCATTCATCGTAATGAATCCCTGATAACAGTCGTCACCGGTAGCTGAAAACTCAAAAATAAAATCGCTTCGCCAGTCTAATTTACCGCGATACACCATGGGTTTAGTGGTTTTTCTGGCAACACTAATTAATTGCAGATTTTGCTGTTCACAATAGTGCTTTAAATACTGACTGGCATATTCGGATATGCTTCTAATCCGCCAAAAAAATGTGCCGGCAGCAAACAAGGCAACAAGTAGAACTACATCAAATAAATTCATTGTGCTGAACCTGCCTGGTTAAATAACGCGGCCACTGACTGTTGCATAACGGGATTGTGCTGGTGGGCTTTGGCCAGAGTGAGCATGGTCCTGCGTAATACGGGAATTTGCACCAGATCAGAGAACAAGCCAATGAACAGGGCGTGTTGATGCGCCCCGGCCTGATCGGCTTTAGCAGCGGCTTCTAAAAATCGTTGGGCGGTAAGGGTATCGAGCTGCGCATAGTGGCGGGCCGCAATGACGCTGAGTAAATGCATGTCCGGCTGCGCAACGATATCAAAAAGTTGATTAATACACGCATTAACCGGTGCTGAAAACACCGGTGAGCTGAGCGCGCGTAATAGTTCTGATACGCGTTGGTGTTGGCTATCTTCTCTAGCATGTTCGAGGGTCTGCTGAATAAAAAAATCACGCAGCTGACTATTTAACTCAACACTTTCCAGGCTACTCAACATGGTATCGATGAACGGCTCACTGAAATGCTCATAGTGGTTAACAATGTGCTCAGCCAACGTATCGTTCATCGCGATGAGCGTATCGGCAATGGCTTGAACAGGCAGCTTTTGCCAGTCAATCACTGCTGGGGTTTGCAAATATTGTTCTACCAAAGGGGCCGCATCGTTTTTAGGATCGCCCAAAGCCTGGCGGGTGATGGCCGAAAACTGGGCCATCTGTTGCTGCGTGGGCGTAAACGTATACGGGTTGTCAGGCAATTCGTCAGCCGCTTGATCGGCGGCTATCTGATGGCCCAACGCATCCACAATAATCTGTAAAAAATGGTTGCGCGCTGCTTGTACCAGCATCCCTTGTTCATCAACGGGAAACTTTACAAACCAGATGTAGCGCTGCGCCTTGGGGCGGGTTTGCCAAAACACCACCGCATACCAAACGTGCTGTTGCCTTGGACGAGGCGGGCAGACTTTACCGTTCTCAATATCGAGAAAATCTTGTGAACTAACCGGAAAAACGCCACGTCCCAGATCAAAAATGCGATAATCCGTGCCCGCATGTAAGAGAAACTCGCTCAGCGAGTGAATATTCTTTGAATTCATGCTGAAATTAATAAAAACAAAATTTACGCCTAGTGTAACAGGCATTGGAGATAGCGCGTAATGATTCGTGAATCGCACGAGATACAACACGGCTTGGCGTTGGTGCTAAAGCTTAAGTCGGCAATGACAGCGGCGGGTTTGTGGTCTGTACAGCCCCCAACGGCTGAAGCCCTGGCAAGTCAGCAGCCGTTTGCCTGCGACACCCTGAGCTTTGCGCAATGGTTGCAGTTTATATTTATACCTCGCCTGGATGCCCTGTTAAAAAGTGGTGACAGAGTTCCCCCGATGAGTGTCTTGCCGATGGCGCAGGTGAGCTGGGCAAACGCCCACCCAAACGTGCAGGCTGTGCTCGCTGAATTTGATGATTGGAGCGATACAGTGCATGACCAATGAAACACTGCCCATTATTTATCAGGATGAGTATCTGGTGGCCATTTATAAACCCGCCGGCCTGTTGGTTCATCGCAGCCCCATCGATAAGCATGAAACGCGCTTTGCGGTGCAAATACTGCGCGACCAACTCGGTCAGCATGTGTTTCCGCTGCATCGTTTAGACCGGCCAACAGCAGGGCTATTATTGTTTGCGCTCGACTCTGAGACAGCGGCAAAAATGAACCAGCAAATGATGGCAAATGGAATGCATAAATCCTATCGGACATTGGTGCGCGGGTATGTTAAAGCTCCGGGGATGATTGATTACGCACTTAAATACCGCTGGGACAAATACGCCGATGCCGACCGCACCCGCGATGTTGCCCCGCAAACGGCCCATTCCGATTACTGGCCGCTGGCCCATTATGAATTACCCTTTGCCGTAGGGCGCTATACGTCAGCCCGCTACAGCTGGTTGGGCATGCGCCCCCACACCGGCCGCAAACATCAGTTACGCCGTCATATCCAGCACCTTCGGCATCCCATTGTGGGTGATACCACCCACGGCGACGGTAAGCATAATGCGTTGATGCGCCAACAATTTCATAATCATCGATTAATGCTGGTATGCGTGTCGATGGGTTTTTATCACCCGGTCAGCGATGAATGGCTTACAATTAGCACCCAAGTCGATAGCGAAATAGCCGAGTTATTGGTAAGCTGGCAGCCGTTTTTAACCTGGAGTCAAAAGTAAAGGTAGGTTCATGGCAACCCTGAATATTATCGTTGGTTCGGTATACGGCAATGCAGAAAATGTCGCCGAAGAAGTACAGACGTTTTTAGAAGATAAAGGTATTGATTCAGAAATTTTTAAAGATCCTGATGTCAGTGATTTTACCGACCCCAAAGCACTGTTGGTAATCACCTCAACAACAGGGCAGGGCGATTTGCCGCCTAACCTGGAGTTTCCTATTGATGAACTGCGCACGCAGTTTCCATTACTGGAGCAAAAACCCTTTGCAGTGGCCGCGCTTGGCGACAGCAGCTATGGCGAATCGTTTTGCGGTGGTGGCAAAATTTGCCAGGAGTTATTAACCGAATTACAAGGCTTTCCTGTGGTGGATATGCTCGAAGTTGACGCCATGGAAACCCTGGAGCCGGAGCAGGATGTGCTGGAATGGTTTAAAGGCATTCAGCAAAAGTTACTGGGATAATTGCCGGCGCAGCATGTCAAAAGGCGCCACGTAGGCGTCTTTTTGCTTTTTAGACCGCTGACTCTTGCGGTCGGGCAGTGCCTCAACGTTCGACAAGCAATGCACTGGCCGGTGCTCGTCAGAGCGATGCAGCCAGTTTAAACGTAAGGGTATAGCGGCTATATTGGCGACTGCCTGAAACATGATTAAGGAACAACCATAAGATGAACGAAGTCTTTACCCGATTTACGGATTGGGCGATTCTTTATATTCCTAACCTGATATTAACGGCGTTAGTGCTGATCATATTTTTGCTCGTCAACAGGTTACTCTTACCCCGGGTGGAAAAGCTTGCAAAAAACAGCAAGTTAAATGAAGAGGCGCGCAAAAAGACCTATCATACCGCCCGACTCTTAGCAGGGATCTTAACCGTTGCGGTGCTACTGTTAGTCTGGGGTGTCGACTTTAGTGGACTCATTGTGCTTTCCACCTCTATTATCGCGTTAACCGGTGTTGCCCTGTTTGCCAGTTGGTCTTTATTGAGCAATATCACCTCTTATTTTGTGTTGTTGTTTCAAAAATCCTACAGCAAGGGAAATTTTATTCGCATAATGGATGGTGATAACTACATGGAAGGGTACATCACAGACATTAACCTGTTTGCTACGCGTTTATTAACCAAAGATAACGAAGAAATTGCCTATCCCAATAACCTGGTATTAACCCGGCCAATTATTATTAACCCGAAGCAGCACTGGCAGGGCATCGGTAAAACATCGGATAAAAACCAAACACCAGAGAACCAGGTTCAGAACCAAAAAAATTAACCGCGAAGTTTTAAAACTGATCAGGTTGCTGCTGGGGAATGCCTGTTGTTGCAGCCATCGATGTATGAGATGAAATACCGCCTTTTTAAGTACCTGTTGGTATGCCACACATTTATTACTGACAGCGCTTGCAGCGTAAAAAGTGCATCAGGCAAGCCAGATGAAGTCTGCTTTCCGGGTGGTTCTTTCAGCCACAACAAGTGACAAAAAAGGCGCCATCAGGCGCCTTTTCAGATACTAGCGAATAGTGCTTATTCTGCGCCACGCAAGAGGGCGTTAATGCCGACTTTTGCCCGGGTTTTGGCATCAACCTTTTTAACGATGATGGCTGCATACAAGCTGTAGGTGCCGTCTTTACCTGGCAGATTGCCGGGTACCACAACAGCGCCTGCCGGAACTCGTCCGTAGTGTATTTCGCCGGTTTCACGGTCATAAATGCGGGTACTTTGGCCAATATAAACGCCCATTGAGATCACCGCGCCTTCTTCGACAATAACGCCCTCAACAATCTCTGAACGGGCACCAATGAAACAGTTGTCTTCAATGATGGTGGGGTTAGCTTGTAACGGCTCTAATACACCGCCAATGCCCACACCGCCTGATAAGTGAACGTTTTTACCAATTTGCGCGCACGAGCCTACCGTTGCCCACGTATCCACCATACAACCTTCGTCTACATAAGCACCAATGTTTACGTAAGAAGGCATTACTACTACGTTCTTGCCAACATATGAGCCGGTGCGAACCGCTGCCGGTGGCACAATACGGACGCCATCAGCGGCAAACTGCTCTGCGCTATAGTCAGCATATTTAAGCGGAACCTTATCAAAGAAACGGCTTTCTGCACCTTCCATTACGTCATTGTTATGCAGACGGAAAAAAAGTAGTACCGCCTTTTTCAGCCATTGGTGGACAACCCATTCGCCGGCGATTTTCTCTGCAACGCGGGCTTCACCGCTATTTAGCATGGCTATGGCGTCGCTTACGGCTTGTTTTACTTCAGCCGGAGCGGCAGAAGGCGTAATACTGGCGCGGTCTTCGAAGGCCGCTTCAATAATGGCTTTTAATTCAGTCATGGTATGTTGATATCTTCAAGTTGATCGAGTTTAAACAATATACGCTTTTTCAGCGTTGTCTGTTCTTCTGGCGTCAGGGCTTTGCCTTGCTCATTCGACACAATAAACACGTCTTCCGCGCGTTCACCGATAGTGGCAATTTTGGCTAGTTTTAAAGTTAATTTGCAGTCTACGAAAGCGTGACCGACTTTAGCAAGAATTCCCGGCGCATCCAATGCTTCCAGCTCAATTAAAGTGGCATCGTCCTGAGAAGAGTAAAATCGCACTTTAACCGGCACATCGAGCTGTTTGTGTTTGCGCGACAGTTTACGGGTATTATTATGATTACGTCCGGGTTTGAGTAACTGATCTTCAATGGCTGATTCGATCGACCGTAAACGTGACTCGCCTTCTATTCGCGAACCATCGTTTTCTAAAATCAAAATGCTGTCAAATACATGGCCGTCACGGGTTACCGCAATGTGCGCGTCATGAATAGAGCAGTTACGGCTATCAAGTACCGAGGCAATTTGGGCGAACAGGGCAGGCCGATCGTCACCATAAAGCAGTAACTCGGTACCACCTTTGGCTAACTCATTATTGGTTTTAATGAGCATATCACCAGCCTTGCGGCGCTCTTCAAAGGCGAGAATTTCCCGCGAGTGCCAGCTAATTTGCTCCGGCTTAAAACGGGCGAAGTAATCGTCCTCAAAACGAGACCACAACGTCTCGAGTTTGTCGGCATCAGTGCCGTGTTGTTTGAGCAACTGAGTGGCTTTTTGTTTATGTGTGTCAACCCGTTCGCGCATCGTGGCGCCACACTGTAAACCATTGTCGAGGGCTTTTTGCGTCATGGAATAGAGTTCGCGCAATAGCGACGACTTCCAGTCGTTCCACAGGTTGTCGTTGGTGGCCCGAATATCGGCCAGAGTCAGTACATACAGCAAATTTAAATGGGTGTGGCTTCGCACTGCGGTGGCAAAATCGTTAACCACTTCAGGATCGTAAATGTCACGTCGCTGCGCAACCACCGACATTAACAGGTGGTTTTCGACCAGCCAGGCAATGAGCTCGGCATCGTTGCTGGCGATCCCGTGGCTGTCACAAAACAGCGCCACATCTTTGGCTCCGAGGGTTGAATGGTCGCCGTTGCGGCCTTTGGCGATATCGTGGAAGATAGCCGCGATATACAGCAGCTCTGGCTTGTCGAGGTTGCGCACAATGCGACCGCAGCGCGGAAACGCTTTATTGTCACGAGAAAAGTAGTGATTGACGTGCTTAACCAGCCGGTGCGTATGTTCATCAACAGTGTAGGCATGGAACAAATCAAACTGCATCATGCCAACGATATGATCCCATTCAGGCAGATAGGCCTGTAAAATACCGTACTGATGCATAATGTCCCAGGCAAAGTCGAAAAAATGCGGGTGTCTGAACAGCGCCATCAGTTTTATGCGACAGGCTTCACGTTTCACATAGTACGCCGACTGAAAACGTCGCCGGGCGTTACGCAGAGCACGAATACAGCTGGTATCGAGGCCTTTTATTTCGGGATGATCGGCAATGATTTTTAAAAAGTCGAGAATGTCCTCGGGGGTCGAAAACACGTCATCGTGAATGGGGGAAATATTGTCATCAAGTATGCAGTAGTCATCATTAATAACATGACGATGCTGCGTAGTCTGATTGAGCATGTCGTAGCGAAACCGCTGCAAAAGCATCTGGTTGAGTTCGCTTACACGGCGCACATTGCGGAAAAAAGCGCGCATCATTTTTTCAACGGACGTTTTGTTGTCGTCGCCATAACCCATCAGGGTGGCGACGTCCGGTTGGTAATCAAATAACAACCGGTTTTCACTGCGGCCAGCGACCAAATGTAATGCAAAGCGGATGCGCCAGAGCGCCATCCGGCATTCGACTAATTCATCGAGTTCTTCCTGGGTAAAATAACCATGCCCGACGAGGCCCTGGCCGTCGTATTCTTTAAAGTGCTTCTTGGCGACCCATCCGATGGACTGAATGTCTCGTAAACAGCCGGGGTTTTCTTTAACGTTCGGCTCGAGGTTATACGAGGTGCCATTAAACTTGGCATGTCGCGCCTTTTGTTCGTCATATTTGGCGGCAAAAAACGCCTGGCTGGTCCAGGTATCCTTTTCGTTCACCGCATGCCACAAATCCACGAAGGTCTGATCGCAGCCACACAACATGCGGCTTTCAACCAGGTTGGTGGCGATTGAAATATCCCCTTTGGCCAGTTTAACGGTTTCTTTTATGGTTCTGACCGACTGGCCAATATCCAGCTTTATATCCCAAAGCAGGGTAATGAACTGGCCTATTTTATCCTGAATGTCCCGGGGCAGCGTTTTTTTACTGACAATCAATAAATCTATATCAGAATATGGCTGCAAATGACCACGGCCATAACCGCCGACTGCACAAAGTGCCAGTCCTTTTAGTTCGGCTAAACCGTAAAGACGCCACAGGTGCTGCAGCAGTGTGTCGACAAAAACTGCGCGACCGGTAACCAACTCGTTAATCGGTTCTTCAGTAAAACTGGATCTAAGCCAGTCGTAGCTGTTGATAACCAACTGACGTATGGCTGCAACATTGTCGGTTGACTCAATCGCGGCTATTTCTTCACATAACGATTTTAATTTCAAAACTCACCCAATGTTTACGTCTTAGTTCGTATCGCCGCGCATTGTTTACATCAAAACGCTGGCGAATAGCGATCATCGATTGAATACAAAAAAACGGTTATTCCTTTATTCTGCCGGTAGCCGCTGTCAGGCTGTGTTCTGAAAGTCTGTTAGCTATGGCTGTAGGTTCGTTCGAGTTCTTCGTCGTCTCTTAGCGTCAATACTTCTACACCGTCTTCGGTTACTAGCAGCGTGTGCTCCCATTGCGCACTCAAGCTGCGGTCTTTGGTCACCACTGTCCACTGATCGGGTAAAACTTTAGAGTAGCGTTTACCCGCGTTTACCATCGGCTCTATGGTAAAACACATGCCGGGCAGCAGTTCTTCGCCGGTACCGGGTTTTCCGTAGTGCACAATTTGCGGCTCTTCGTGGAAGCCAGCCCCAATGCCGTGCCCGCAATACTCACGCACAATAGAATAGTTATGCGCTTCAGCATGGGTTTGGCATATATGACCAATATCGCCTAAGCGCATACCCGGTTTGACCTGCTGAATAGCCTTGTATAAACATTCCTGGGTCACTCTTATCAGGCGGTCGGCCAGAATACTAGGTTTGCCCACTACAAACATCTTGGATGTATCGCCGTGGTAACCATCTTTAATCACGGTTACGTCGATGTTGACGATGTCGCCATCCTTGAGTTTCTTATCGGCCGGTATGCCATGACAGATAACATGGTTAACCGATGTACATACTGATTTTGGAAATGGCGGATGACCATAGTTTAATGGGGCTGGGATCGCCTGCTGCTCATTAACAATATAGTCATGGCAAAGCGTATTGAGTTCTTCGGTAGTGACACCTTTTTTAACATAGTCGCCTATCATCATCAGTACGTCAGCAGCAAGCCTGCCTGCGACACGCATTTTCTCGATTTCTTCAGCGGTTTTTATTATTGCAGCCACCCGAATCCTCTTTTTATTTGTTCGTTAAGGCACAGCATGGTGTCTGTTTGAGCGTTGTTCTGGGTAAACAAACAGAGCAGCTATGCATCATTTAATTGGCAGTATGTTATCGAATACCGCTGCGCCTGTATAGTTACCTGTGTGGTTAAGTCTGCCCGCAACGGGCTTCTGCAGGGCCTGGCACGGCAATAAAAACCAATTTTACCTTGAGTATAATGGCTCTGCATGGTATAAAGCGCGCGCTTTTTGAAATATCCGAATTACCAGGCT
This window harbors:
- a CDS encoding mechanosensitive ion channel domain-containing protein translates to MNEVFTRFTDWAILYIPNLILTALVLIIFLLVNRLLLPRVEKLAKNSKLNEEARKKTYHTARLLAGILTVAVLLLVWGVDFSGLIVLSTSIIALTGVALFASWSLLSNITSYFVLLFQKSYSKGNFIRIMDGDNYMEGYITDINLFATRLLTKDNEEIAYPNNLVLTRPIIINPKQHWQGIGKTSDKNQTPENQVQNQKN
- the dapD gene encoding 2,3,4,5-tetrahydropyridine-2,6-dicarboxylate N-succinyltransferase, giving the protein MTELKAIIEAAFEDRASITPSAAPAEVKQAVSDAIAMLNSGEARVAEKIAGEWVVHQWLKKAVLLFFRLHNNDVMEGAESRFFDKVPLKYADYSAEQFAADGVRIVPPAAVRTGSYVGKNVVVMPSYVNIGAYVDEGCMVDTWATVGSCAQIGKNVHLSGGVGIGGVLEPLQANPTIIEDNCFIGARSEIVEGVIVEEGAVISMGVYIGQSTRIYDRETGEIHYGRVPAGAVVVPGNLPGKDGTYSLYAAIIVKKVDAKTRAKVGINALLRGAE
- the glnD gene encoding [protein-PII] uridylyltransferase → MKLKSLCEEIAAIESTDNVAAIRQLVINSYDWLRSSFTEEPINELVTGRAVFVDTLLQHLWRLYGLAELKGLALCAVGGYGRGHLQPYSDIDLLIVSKKTLPRDIQDKIGQFITLLWDIKLDIGQSVRTIKETVKLAKGDISIATNLVESRMLCGCDQTFVDLWHAVNEKDTWTSQAFFAAKYDEQKARHAKFNGTSYNLEPNVKENPGCLRDIQSIGWVAKKHFKEYDGQGLVGHGYFTQEELDELVECRMALWRIRFALHLVAGRSENRLLFDYQPDVATLMGYGDDNKTSVEKMMRAFFRNVRRVSELNQMLLQRFRYDMLNQTTQHRHVINDDYCILDDNISPIHDDVFSTPEDILDFLKIIADHPEIKGLDTSCIRALRNARRRFQSAYYVKREACRIKLMALFRHPHFFDFAWDIMHQYGILQAYLPEWDHIVGMMQFDLFHAYTVDEHTHRLVKHVNHYFSRDNKAFPRCGRIVRNLDKPELLYIAAIFHDIAKGRNGDHSTLGAKDVALFCDSHGIASNDAELIAWLVENHLLMSVVAQRRDIYDPEVVNDFATAVRSHTHLNLLYVLTLADIRATNDNLWNDWKSSLLRELYSMTQKALDNGLQCGATMRERVDTHKQKATQLLKQHGTDADKLETLWSRFEDDYFARFKPEQISWHSREILAFEERRKAGDMLIKTNNELAKGGTELLLYGDDRPALFAQIASVLDSRNCSIHDAHIAVTRDGHVFDSILILENDGSRIEGESRLRSIESAIEDQLLKPGRNHNNTRKLSRKHKQLDVPVKVRFYSSQDDATLIELEALDAPGILAKVGHAFVDCKLTLKLAKIATIGERAEDVFIVSNEQGKALTPEEQTTLKKRILFKLDQLEDINIP
- the map gene encoding type I methionyl aminopeptidase yields the protein MAAIIKTAEEIEKMRVAGRLAADVLMMIGDYVKKGVTTEELNTLCHDYIVNEQQAIPAPLNYGHPPFPKSVCTSVNHVICHGIPADKKLKDGDIVNIDVTVIKDGYHGDTSKMFVVGKPSILADRLIRVTQECLYKAIQQVKPGMRLGDIGHICQTHAEAHNYSIVREYCGHGIGAGFHEEPQIVHYGKPGTGEELLPGMCFTIEPMVNAGKRYSKVLPDQWTVVTKDRSLSAQWEHTLLVTEDGVEVLTLRDDEELERTYSHS